A DNA window from Ostrea edulis chromosome 5, xbOstEdul1.1, whole genome shotgun sequence contains the following coding sequences:
- the LOC125652671 gene encoding uncharacterized protein LOC125652671: MKALILLALVAFCSGHKVHFSNNCYKEVWVGVLGSSIPDQGGFKLLHGHSHTVYLPSHWSGRFWGRTGCSGSRCETGDCGGGRLHCSGAGGVPPVTLAEITFDGAGNQDFYDISLVDGFNLPLSMRPRSGTTEGPSGAYYCKPAGCYTDINNICPSGMKLYGSGGVVACKSACLAFGRSEYCCSGSHNTPQTCPNFSYAQTFKSACPQAYSYAYDDNKSTFTCRGAGGSQSEYDITFCG, encoded by the exons ATGAAGGCCCTGATATTACTAGCTTTGGTTGCATTCTGTAGCGGACACAAAGTCCACTTTAGTAACAATTGTTACAAAGAAGTATGGGTGGGTGTTCTTGGCAGCTCTATCCCTGACCAAG GAGGCTTTAAGCTTCTCCACGGACACAGTCACACTGTTTACCTCCCATCTCATTGGTCCGGAAGGTTCTGGGGACGTACCGGATGTAGTGGATCTCGCTGTGAGACCGGTGATTGTGGTGGAGGTCGACTTCATTGTAGCGGAGCTGGAGGAGTCCCCCCGGTCACTCTCGCCGAAATCACCTTTGACGGTGCCGGAAACCAAGACTTTTACGACATCAGTCTGGTTGACGGTTTTAATCTTCCATTGAGCATGCGCCCAAGAAGTGGAACAACAGAGGGACCTTCAGGGGCATATTATTGCAAGCCTGCTGGTTGCTACACAGATATTAACAACATCTGTCCGAGTGGTATGAAGCTTTACGGATCTGGCGGAGTTGTAGCTTGCAAAAGCGCCTGTTTAGCGTTTGGAAGATCAGAGTACTGCTGCAGCGGATCTCACAACACACCACAGACATGCCCAAATTTCTCCTACGCTCAAACCTTTAAGAGTGCTTGCCCGCAAGCCTACAGTTACGCCTATGATGACAATAAGAGTACTTTCACCTGCCGTGGCGCCGGGGGGAGTCAGTCTGAATATGATATTACTTTCTGCGGATAG